The following proteins are encoded in a genomic region of Phragmites australis chromosome 9, lpPhrAust1.1, whole genome shotgun sequence:
- the LOC133928150 gene encoding uncharacterized protein LOC133928150, producing MAGGQRGPAYTASCRCCVLQHPKSGQLLLATAHTAAAPATTSTNFLPSSSAPPMATRPYFLWGPHGSTAAPDSDVAGFSSGAPETALVSPELGAAAVARPRLRRNSSTSGKQQQQPGEGTKKPPQRGLGVAELERLRCGGDPLRELVELGDGGAQAHPLLHYHHHLPASAFEGATGAHYSSPRLQVQPSASAPPLPPGPVCYVHPPVAGGQRAPPLAPEQQYLRDRWGRMGGFSSAGNGVGAGADRQTQLLPPLAPEHPSSQSTIWRPPASSSSCLHTGHRCDLCSRTLRAFVPPTPPASQTVGATTNTTMPEYIYDLAAAMATARQGGDASFLVRERKRGAEAEAPVKKEVREIEFFPAARTHHAAAAAADVGLDESEFAAPLSSSYGARAAPPLDLSLRL from the exons ATGGCAGGGGGGCAGAGGGGACCAGCTTACACCGCGTCGTGCCGCTGCTGCGTTCTTCAG CACCCCAAAAGCGGGCAACTCCTCCTTGCCACAGCACACACCGCAGCCGCGCCCGCAACGACTAGCACAAACTTCTTGCCttcctcctcggctcctcccaTGGCGACAAGGCCCTACTTCCTATGGGGCCCACACGGCTCCACCGCCGCTCCTGACTCCGACGTCGCCGGCTTCAGCTCCGGCGCTCCGGAGACGGCACTGGTCTCGCCGGAGCTCGGggccgcggcggtggcgcgCCCGCGGCTGCGTCGGAACTCGTCCACGTCtgggaagcagcagcagcagccgggcGAGGGGACCAAGAAGCCGCCGCAGCGCGGGCTCGGCGTGGCGGAGCTCGAGCGCCTCCGCTGCGGGGGCGACCCGCTGCGCGAGCTCGTCGAGCTGGGGGACGGCGGCGCGCAGGCCCACCCGCTGCTCCATTACCACCACCACCTGCCGGCGTCCGCGTTCGAAGGCGCCACCGGCGCGCACTACTCCTCGCCGCGGCTGCAGGTCCAGCCGTCCGCCTCTGCCCCTCCGCTGCCCCCGGGTCCCGTCTGCTACGTTCACCCGCCCGTTGCCGGCGGTCAGAGGGCCCCACCCTTGGCACCGGAACAGCAGTACCTCAGGGACCGGTGGGGCCGCATGGGGGGCTTCTCCTCGGCGGGCAACGGAGTAGGCGCTGGCGCCGACCGCCAGACCCAGCTGCTGCCGCCGCTGGCGCCAGAGCACCCTTCAAGCCAAAGCACCATCTGGCGTCCTCctgcgtcctcctcctcgtgccTCCACACCGGCCACCGCTGCGACCTCTGCTCCAGG ACGCTGAGGGCCTTCGTACCACCGACACCTCCTGCCTCTCAGACCGTAGgcgccaccaccaacaccaccaTGCCAGAGTACATCTACGAtctcgccgccgccatggccaccGCTCGCCAG GGAGGAGATGCGTCGTTCTTAGTCCGGGAGAGGAAGCGGGGAGCGGAGGCCGAGGCACCGGTGAAGAAGGAGGTGCGGGAGATCGAGTTCTTCCCGGCGGCAAGAACGcaccatgccgccgccgccgccgccgacgtcgGCCTGGACGAGTCCGAGTTCGCGGCGCCCTTGTCCTCCTCGTACGGcgcccgcgccgcgccgccgctggACCTGTCGCTGAGACTTTAG